A genomic stretch from ANME-2 cluster archaeon includes:
- a CDS encoding uroporphyrinogen-III synthase — protein sequence MASTSFSSDASTHINIDTRPTVAIMRPVRYEQDSIQVCQQAGFDVISAPMIAILDKRDEYFNGFVSRILAGQSDIVIFTSANGIDHTLDKVPDRDAFIAALNRLTTIAIGPKTREAALEQGILISFMPESYSSEGLVEAIRNNVYGKVVDIARSSHGAPVLVEGLKAAGADVFETQVYEITSPVRGSAQEALIQAILDKTVDAVVFTSSMMVRNFLGMASQIGFKDEVIRKLNDEGIVVAAIGHPTSNTLNIYKIPVTIISNEYTFKALIEETRKFFFVPG from the coding sequence GTTCCGATGCCAGCACTCACATCAACATCGACACCAGACCTACGGTTGCCATAATGCGGCCCGTCCGCTACGAACAGGATTCCATCCAGGTATGCCAGCAGGCCGGATTTGATGTTATATCTGCTCCCATGATAGCGATACTGGATAAGAGGGATGAGTATTTTAACGGGTTTGTGTCCCGGATACTGGCCGGACAGTCGGATATTGTAATTTTTACCAGTGCAAACGGCATAGACCATACGCTGGATAAGGTGCCTGACCGGGATGCTTTTATCGCTGCATTGAACCGACTTACCACTATTGCTATCGGTCCCAAGACCAGGGAAGCAGCTCTGGAGCAGGGGATTTTGATATCGTTCATGCCAGAGTCGTACAGTTCGGAAGGGTTGGTTGAAGCCATCAGAAATAATGTGTACGGGAAAGTGGTTGACATTGCCAGGAGTTCCCATGGTGCACCTGTACTGGTGGAAGGTTTAAAGGCTGCCGGTGCCGATGTTTTTGAAACACAGGTCTATGAGATTACCAGCCCTGTAAGGGGGAGTGCACAGGAAGCACTGATACAGGCAATTCTGGATAAAACGGTTGATGCTGTGGTATTTACCAGTTCAATGATGGTCCGGAATTTCCTTGGGATGGCATCACAGATAGGGTTTAAGGATGAGGTTATCAGGAAATTGAATGATGAGGGTATCGTTGTGGCTGCCATCGGACATCCAACTTCCAATACATTAAATATATATAAAATTCCAGTTACTATTATTTCAAATGAATATACATTCAAAGCATTGATAGAGGAAAC